A genome region from Proteus vulgaris includes the following:
- a CDS encoding SDR family NAD(P)-dependent oxidoreductase, whose product MISFNGKVGIITGGNSGIGLTSAERFLSLGASVIITGSNLARGQKAEKYLKEKGLSGEFIQMDVKSEKENEQLIDYVANKYGRLDFIFANAGVLTDNIADKLDYEKWKGVLDVNLNGLFLINRAAIRYWLKNKRTGVIVNCSSICSFVGQHEFPAYCASKGGVKLLTQTLAIDYASKGIRVNAVCPGYIDTPLLEGRELDKQKLVALHPIGRLGTPEEVANVVVFLASDAASFVTGASYLVDGGFTA is encoded by the coding sequence ATGATATCGTTTAATGGTAAAGTTGGGATTATTACAGGTGGTAATAGTGGGATTGGCTTAACTTCTGCGGAAAGATTTTTATCTTTAGGTGCATCAGTTATTATTACGGGCAGTAATTTAGCTCGAGGGCAAAAAGCAGAAAAATACCTTAAAGAAAAGGGACTTTCTGGTGAATTTATACAAATGGATGTGAAAAGTGAAAAAGAGAATGAACAGCTGATTGATTATGTAGCCAATAAATATGGGCGATTGGATTTCATTTTTGCTAATGCTGGTGTTTTGACCGATAACATCGCAGACAAATTAGACTATGAAAAATGGAAAGGGGTATTAGATGTTAATCTTAACGGACTCTTTCTGATTAATCGTGCAGCCATTCGATATTGGCTGAAAAACAAACGAACAGGGGTAATTGTTAATTGTAGTTCGATTTGCTCTTTTGTTGGTCAACACGAATTTCCTGCCTATTGTGCCTCAAAAGGTGGCGTTAAATTACTGACACAAACACTTGCTATTGATTATGCGAGCAAAGGTATTCGTGTTAATGCAGTTTGCCCCGGTTATATTGATACTCCTTTATTGGAAGGGCGTGAATTAGATAAGCAAAAACTTGTCGCCTTACATCCTATTGGTCGCCTTGGTACACCAGAAGAAGTGGCTAATGTGGTTGTATTTTTGGCGAGTGACGCTGCTTCGTTTGTCACTGGTGCCTCTTATTTGGTCGATGGTGGTTTTACTGCGTAA
- the accA gene encoding acetyl-CoA carboxylase carboxyl transferase subunit alpha produces the protein MSLNFLDFEQPIAELEAKIDSLTAVSQHDEKIDINIDEEVSRLREKSLELTRKIFSDLGAWQVAQLARHPLRPYTLDYIHRIFTDFQELAGDRAYADDKAIVGGIARLDGRPVMVIGHQKGRETKEKIRRNFGMPAPEGYRKALRLMEMAQRFNLPIITFIDTPGAYPGVGAEERGQSEAIARNLREMSRFGVPIICTVIGEGGSGGALAIGVGDKVNMLQYSTYSVISPEGCASILWKSADKAPLAAEAMGITANRLKELKLIDTVIPEPLGGAHRHYDEMAESLKAQIKADLEELDAFESEELTNRRYQRLMEYGYC, from the coding sequence ATGAGTCTTAATTTTCTGGATTTTGAACAGCCAATTGCCGAGTTAGAAGCGAAAATTGATTCGCTAACTGCAGTTAGCCAACATGATGAAAAAATTGATATTAATATCGATGAAGAAGTTTCACGCTTAAGAGAAAAAAGCCTAGAGCTAACGCGTAAGATTTTTTCTGATCTTGGTGCATGGCAAGTTGCACAACTTGCACGTCATCCATTAAGACCTTACACACTGGATTATATTCATCGTATCTTTACGGACTTCCAAGAATTAGCGGGCGATCGTGCTTATGCTGATGATAAAGCGATTGTGGGTGGTATTGCGCGTTTAGATGGTCGTCCTGTCATGGTTATTGGACATCAAAAAGGGCGTGAAACGAAAGAAAAGATCCGCCGTAATTTTGGTATGCCAGCACCAGAAGGTTACCGCAAAGCACTTCGTTTAATGGAAATGGCGCAACGTTTTAACCTTCCTATTATCACCTTTATTGATACTCCGGGGGCTTACCCGGGGGTGGGTGCTGAAGAGCGTGGTCAATCAGAAGCGATTGCACGTAACTTACGTGAAATGTCGCGCTTTGGAGTACCTATCATCTGTACTGTTATTGGTGAAGGTGGTTCTGGTGGAGCCTTAGCGATTGGGGTGGGTGATAAAGTGAATATGTTGCAATACAGCACCTATTCTGTTATTTCACCGGAAGGTTGTGCTTCTATTCTATGGAAAAGCGCTGATAAAGCACCATTAGCTGCTGAAGCCATGGGGATCACAGCAAATCGTTTAAAAGAGTTAAAGCTGATTGATACGGTGATCCCTGAGCCTTTAGGTGGCGCTCATCGTCACTATGATGAAATGGCTGAGTCATTAAAAGCACAAATCAAAGCTGATTTAGAAGAGTTAGATGCATTTGAATCAGAAGAGCTAACAAACCGTCGTTACCAACGTTTAATGGAATACGGTTACTGCTGA
- the dnaE gene encoding DNA polymerase III subunit alpha: MADPRFIHLRVHSDYSMIDGLAKTGPLVKKVASLGMPAFAITDFTNLCGLVKFYGAAHSAGIKPIIGADVYLETELLGDEYAHLTILARNNVGYQNLTLLISEAYKHGYGAVGPTIKQEWLTTYKEGLLLLSGGRMGDVGKFLLRGNRALVDQCLEYYQTHFPDSYYLELIRTGRTDEETYLHEAVALASEKGLPVVATNDVCFLDSDDFDAHEIRVAIHDGFTLSDPKRPKNYSPQQYMRTEEEMCELFADIPEALENSVEIAKRCNVTIRLGEYFLPQFPTGDMSTEDFLVKKSQEGLEERLAFLFPDPEERQKRRPEYDERLDIELKVINQMGFPGYFLIVMEFIQWSKDNGVPVGPGRGSGAGSLVAYSLKITDLDPLEFDLLFERFLNPERVSMPDFDVDFCMEKRDRVIDHVAEMYGRDAVSQIITFGTMAAKAVIRDVGRVLGHPYGFVDRISKLVPPDPGMTLEKAFAAEPQLPEIYEADEEVKSLIDMARKLEGVTRNAGKHAGGVVISPTKITDFAPLYCDAEGNNPVTQFDKNDVEYAGLVKFDFLGLRTLTIINWALEMINARRAKKSLEPVDISAIPLTDPRSFDMLQRSETTAVFQLESRGMKDLIKRLRPDCFEDMIALVALFRPGPLQSGMVDNFIDRKHGVEEISYPDVKWQHESLQPVLEPTYGVILYQEQVMQIAQVLAGYTLGGADMLRRAMGKKKPEEMAKQRSVFEEGAIKNGVDGELAMRIFDLVEKFAGYGFNKSHSAAYALVSYQTLWLKAHYPAEFMAAVMTADMDNTEKVVGLVDECWRMGLKVLPPDINSGLYHFHVNDEGEIVYGIGAIKGVGEGPIEAIVEARQQGGHFKDIFDLCARTETKKLNRRVMEKLIMSGAFDKLGPHRAALMSSLEDALKAADQHAKAEAIGQSDMFGVLAEAPEQVERSYANIPKWPDQVVLEGERETLGLYLTGHPITRYLKEIERYAAGTRLKDLVPTPRGQMVKVAGLVLASKVFTTKRGNRIGVCTLDDRSGRLEIMLFSDALDKYQHLLEQDKILIATGQVSFDDFNGGLKMTVRELMDINQAREKYARGLAISLSDRQINEQLLNRLRGVLEPHRSGTIPVHLYFEKHDACARLRFGATWRVTPTDMLLTDLRTLLGNEQVELEFD, translated from the coding sequence ATGGCAGATCCTCGTTTTATCCATCTTAGGGTACACAGCGATTATTCAATGATCGATGGATTGGCAAAAACAGGGCCTCTTGTGAAGAAAGTGGCTTCGCTGGGAATGCCAGCTTTTGCGATTACTGATTTCACTAACTTATGTGGGTTAGTGAAATTTTATGGTGCTGCACATAGTGCTGGCATTAAACCAATCATTGGTGCTGATGTTTATCTTGAAACAGAATTATTAGGTGATGAATATGCACATCTGACTATTCTTGCTCGCAATAATGTTGGTTACCAAAACCTTACTTTACTGATTTCAGAAGCTTACAAACACGGTTATGGTGCTGTCGGACCGACGATTAAACAAGAGTGGTTAACAACCTATAAAGAAGGGCTCTTGTTGCTTTCTGGCGGTAGAATGGGGGATGTGGGTAAGTTTCTACTTCGTGGAAATAGAGCTTTAGTTGATCAGTGCCTTGAGTATTATCAAACCCATTTTCCCGATAGTTATTATCTAGAACTTATTCGTACTGGTCGTACTGATGAAGAAACTTATCTTCATGAAGCAGTCGCACTGGCTTCTGAAAAAGGTCTGCCTGTTGTTGCAACCAATGATGTCTGTTTTCTCGACAGTGATGATTTTGATGCACATGAAATTCGTGTCGCAATTCATGATGGTTTTACGTTATCTGATCCCAAACGTCCAAAGAATTATAGTCCCCAGCAATATATGCGCACAGAAGAAGAGATGTGTGAGTTATTTGCTGATATACCTGAAGCATTAGAAAACAGTGTTGAAATCGCTAAACGCTGTAATGTCACGATCCGTTTAGGAGAATACTTTCTTCCACAATTCCCGACAGGGGATATGAGTACAGAAGATTTTCTTGTTAAAAAATCACAAGAAGGTTTGGAAGAACGTCTAGCCTTTTTATTTCCAGATCCAGAAGAGAGACAAAAAAGACGCCCTGAATATGATGAGCGCCTTGATATCGAGTTGAAAGTAATTAACCAGATGGGATTTCCTGGTTACTTTCTTATCGTGATGGAGTTTATTCAGTGGTCTAAAGATAACGGTGTTCCTGTTGGTCCTGGGCGAGGTTCAGGTGCGGGATCACTCGTGGCTTACTCACTGAAAATTACCGATCTTGATCCCCTTGAGTTTGACTTGCTTTTCGAACGTTTTCTTAACCCTGAACGTGTTTCGATGCCAGACTTTGACGTCGACTTCTGTATGGAAAAACGCGATAGAGTTATTGACCACGTTGCTGAAATGTATGGCCGCGATGCCGTATCTCAGATCATTACATTTGGTACGATGGCTGCGAAAGCGGTTATTCGCGATGTTGGTCGTGTTTTAGGACACCCTTACGGTTTTGTTGATAGAATTTCAAAACTCGTTCCTCCTGATCCGGGAATGACCCTAGAAAAAGCGTTTGCTGCCGAGCCTCAATTACCTGAGATTTATGAAGCTGATGAAGAGGTTAAATCTCTTATTGATATGGCTCGTAAATTAGAAGGGGTAACTCGTAATGCGGGTAAGCACGCGGGTGGTGTCGTTATTTCACCAACGAAAATCACCGATTTTGCCCCACTTTATTGTGATGCAGAGGGAAATAACCCCGTTACACAATTTGATAAGAACGACGTTGAATACGCAGGTCTTGTTAAATTCGACTTCTTAGGTTTAAGAACACTCACCATCATTAACTGGGCATTAGAGATGATTAATGCCCGACGAGCTAAAAAGTCACTCGAACCTGTTGATATCTCAGCGATCCCATTAACGGATCCGCGTAGTTTTGACATGTTGCAACGTTCAGAAACGACCGCAGTATTCCAGTTGGAATCCCGTGGTATGAAAGATCTCATCAAACGTCTACGTCCTGACTGTTTTGAAGATATGATTGCACTTGTTGCTCTATTTCGTCCAGGGCCATTGCAGTCAGGCATGGTAGATAACTTTATTGACCGTAAACACGGTGTTGAAGAGATTTCATATCCTGATGTCAAATGGCAACATGAAAGCTTACAGCCTGTCCTAGAACCAACCTATGGTGTTATCCTATACCAAGAACAAGTTATGCAAATTGCACAGGTTCTTGCGGGATATACGCTAGGTGGCGCGGATATGTTACGACGCGCAATGGGTAAGAAAAAACCTGAAGAAATGGCAAAGCAACGCTCTGTTTTTGAAGAAGGGGCTATCAAAAACGGTGTCGATGGTGAGCTCGCTATGAGGATCTTTGACTTGGTGGAGAAATTCGCCGGTTATGGATTTAACAAATCACACTCAGCAGCGTATGCATTAGTTTCTTACCAAACATTATGGCTAAAAGCCCACTATCCAGCTGAATTTATGGCTGCAGTAATGACTGCCGATATGGATAACACTGAGAAAGTGGTGGGATTAGTTGATGAATGCTGGAGAATGGGCTTAAAGGTTCTTCCTCCCGATATTAATAGCGGCCTTTACCATTTCCATGTCAATGATGAAGGCGAAATCGTTTATGGTATTGGTGCCATTAAAGGTGTGGGTGAAGGCCCCATTGAAGCAATTGTAGAAGCGCGTCAGCAAGGCGGTCACTTTAAAGATATTTTTGATCTCTGTGCGAGAACAGAAACGAAAAAATTGAATCGCCGAGTGATGGAAAAACTGATAATGTCAGGCGCATTCGATAAGCTAGGGCCTCATCGTGCTGCTTTGATGTCTTCATTAGAAGATGCATTAAAAGCCGCAGACCAACATGCCAAAGCTGAAGCAATAGGGCAATCGGACATGTTCGGTGTGTTAGCAGAAGCACCTGAACAAGTTGAGCGCTCTTATGCCAATATCCCTAAATGGCCAGACCAAGTTGTTTTAGAAGGTGAGCGAGAGACTTTAGGTTTATATTTAACAGGTCATCCGATTACGCGTTATTTAAAAGAAATTGAACGATATGCAGCAGGAACACGTCTAAAAGATTTAGTGCCAACACCTCGTGGTCAAATGGTGAAGGTAGCAGGTTTAGTACTTGCATCTAAAGTATTTACAACGAAACGTGGAAATAGGATCGGCGTTTGTACCTTAGATGATCGTTCAGGTCGCTTAGAAATTATGTTATTTTCTGATGCATTGGATAAATACCAACATTTGTTAGAACAAGACAAGATTTTAATTGCTACTGGGCAGGTCAGCTTTGATGATTTCAATGGTGGACTTAAAATGACAGTCCGCGAACTTATGGATATCAACCAGGCTCGTGAAAAATATGCACGAGGGCTTGCTATCTCATTATCGGACAGGCAAATTAATGAGCAATTATTAAATCGTCTTCGCGGCGTTTTAGAACCTCATCGTTCAGGCACGATACCGGTTCATCTTTATTTTGAAAAGCATGATGCCTGCGCACGTTTACGTTTTGGTGCGACATGGCGTGTAACGCCAACAGATATGCTTTTAACGGATCTGCGAACTCTGCTGGGTAATGAGCAGGTAGAATTAGAATTTGACTAA
- the rnhB gene encoding ribonuclease HII, which produces MEFVYPKANLIAGVDEVGRGPLVGAVVTAAVILNPANPIKGLTDSKKLTEKKRNALYDEIKEKALCWAIGRAEPEEIDELNILWATMKAMERAVAGLSMTPDMVLIDGNRCPKLPMASQAVIKGDSLVQEISAASILAKVTRDREMEELDKLYPDYGFAKHKGYPTVFHMEKLALLGATPYHRKSFAPVKRALNLK; this is translated from the coding sequence ATGGAATTTGTATATCCAAAAGCAAATCTTATTGCTGGAGTTGATGAAGTTGGTCGAGGCCCATTAGTGGGGGCGGTGGTTACAGCTGCCGTTATTCTTAATCCAGCGAATCCAATTAAAGGATTAACAGACTCCAAAAAACTAACAGAAAAAAAGCGTAATGCGCTTTATGACGAAATAAAAGAAAAAGCATTATGTTGGGCGATAGGTCGTGCAGAGCCCGAAGAAATCGATGAATTAAATATTCTTTGGGCTACCATGAAAGCAATGGAACGCGCTGTTGCGGGATTATCAATGACACCTGATATGGTCTTGATTGATGGTAACCGTTGCCCTAAATTACCAATGGCCTCTCAAGCGGTTATAAAAGGTGATAGTTTAGTTCAAGAAATTAGTGCGGCTTCTATACTTGCTAAAGTGACTCGTGATAGAGAAATGGAAGAGTTAGATAAGCTTTACCCTGATTATGGTTTTGCTAAACATAAAGGGTATCCAACTGTTTTCCATATGGAAAAACTAGCCTTATTAGGGGCAACACCCTATCATCGAAAAAGTTTTGCGCCTGTAAAACGTGCTTTAAATTTAAAGTAA
- the lpxB gene encoding lipid-A-disaccharide synthase: protein MTLSGQLSTIQRPLVIGLVAGETSGDILGAGLIRALKQKHSNVRFVGVAGPLMQAEGCEAWYEMEELAVMGIVEVLERLPRLLKIRKDLTQRFTELKPDVFVGIDAPDFNITLEDRLKQKGIKTIHYVSPSVWAWRQKRVFKIGKATDLVLAFLPFEKAFYDKYQVPCRFIGHTMADAIALNPDKKAAREHLGISEDAPCLALLPGSRHAEVEMLSADFIKTAQLLKQQIPSLHIVVPLVNAKRRAQFEQIHQNVAPELEIQLLDGQAREAMTASDATLLASGTAALECMLTKCPMVVGYRMKPFTFWLAKRLVKTPYVSLPNLLAGREIIKELLQEECEPSALAQQLLPLLTDKEKVRQLKEIFLQLHSAIRCNADEQAANAVLELVDK, encoded by the coding sequence ATGACCTTGTCAGGCCAATTATCTACTATTCAGCGTCCGTTAGTTATCGGCTTAGTTGCTGGTGAAACGTCCGGTGATATCTTGGGCGCGGGATTAATCCGCGCTCTAAAACAAAAGCACTCTAATGTTCGCTTTGTCGGTGTTGCTGGTCCGCTTATGCAAGCTGAAGGTTGTGAAGCTTGGTATGAGATGGAAGAGCTGGCTGTCATGGGGATCGTCGAAGTTCTTGAACGCTTACCTCGCTTATTAAAGATCAGAAAAGATCTCACTCAACGATTTACAGAATTAAAGCCAGATGTTTTTGTCGGGATCGACGCACCTGACTTTAATATCACTCTTGAAGATCGTTTAAAGCAAAAAGGGATCAAAACGATTCATTATGTCAGTCCTTCAGTGTGGGCTTGGCGTCAAAAACGTGTTTTCAAAATTGGTAAAGCGACAGATCTCGTCTTAGCTTTTCTGCCTTTTGAAAAAGCGTTTTATGATAAGTATCAGGTTCCTTGCCGTTTTATTGGTCATACAATGGCTGATGCCATAGCCTTAAATCCAGACAAAAAGGCTGCTCGTGAACATCTAGGGATATCTGAAGATGCGCCTTGTTTAGCTCTTCTTCCTGGTAGTCGTCATGCTGAAGTAGAGATGCTAAGTGCTGATTTTATAAAAACGGCACAGTTACTAAAACAGCAGATCCCTTCTCTTCATATTGTAGTGCCATTAGTTAATGCTAAGCGACGAGCCCAATTTGAACAAATACATCAAAATGTGGCGCCCGAACTTGAAATACAGCTTCTTGATGGACAAGCAAGAGAAGCCATGACAGCAAGTGATGCGACTTTGCTTGCATCAGGTACAGCCGCATTAGAATGTATGTTAACGAAATGCCCGATGGTTGTTGGTTATCGCATGAAACCCTTTACTTTCTGGTTAGCAAAACGGTTAGTTAAAACACCTTATGTCTCGTTGCCTAATTTGTTAGCGGGACGAGAAATTATCAAAGAATTATTGCAAGAAGAGTGCGAACCCTCAGCGTTAGCACAACAACTTTTACCTCTTTTAACCGATAAAGAAAAAGTACGCCAATTAAAAGAGATATTTTTACAGCTACATAGCGCTATTCGCTGTAATGCAGATGAGCAAGCAGCAAATGCAGTATTAGAATTGGTAGATAAATAA